A part of Gramella sp. MAR_2010_147 genomic DNA contains:
- a CDS encoding phosphoribosyltransferase family protein — MFHDLINLLYPSVCHICEAELLKNEELICTSCIHDLPITSYHLDNENPVKKVFYGRVKIEKATALLHFRKKAGVQQLIHDLKYRGHREIGTYLGKWLGAELADSNWMNLIDVVIPVPLHKTRLRQRGYNQVEDFGKELAKSLNTDYLDTVLLKISATQTQTLKTRLSRWGKLEETLKIQNSENLAGKHILLVDDLVTTGATLEACAHKLYEIPGMKISIATMAITD; from the coding sequence ATGTTTCACGATTTAATAAATCTTCTTTATCCAAGCGTGTGTCACATTTGTGAGGCAGAATTACTCAAAAATGAAGAGCTTATCTGTACTTCCTGTATCCATGATCTACCGATTACCAGTTACCACCTTGATAACGAGAACCCTGTTAAAAAAGTATTTTACGGCAGGGTAAAGATAGAAAAAGCTACGGCATTACTGCACTTCCGAAAAAAAGCCGGAGTTCAGCAATTAATTCACGACCTTAAATACAGGGGACATCGCGAAATTGGAACCTATCTGGGTAAATGGCTGGGAGCAGAACTTGCAGATTCTAATTGGATGAACCTCATCGATGTTGTTATTCCCGTACCCTTACATAAGACAAGGTTGAGACAGAGAGGCTATAACCAGGTGGAGGATTTCGGAAAAGAACTAGCTAAATCTTTAAATACTGACTATCTCGACACCGTACTCTTAAAAATAAGTGCGACCCAAACTCAAACCCTAAAAACCAGATTGTCACGCTGGGGCAAACTTGAAGAAACTTTAAAAATTCAGAATTCTGAAAATTTAGCGGGCAAACATATTCTTTTGGTAGATGATCTGGTAACCACTGGAGCTACCCTGGAGGCCTGTGCCCATAAGCTATACGAGATCCCGGGTATGAAAATAAGCATCGCCACCATGGCAATTACAGATTAA
- a CDS encoding amidohydrolase has protein sequence MSEKLNIAIIQANLHWEDAEANRKLFSKEIEKISDEVELIILPEMFTTGFSMNAQELAEETESETLSWMRKIAKAKSSAVTGSVIITENGNYYNRLFFVFPDGSYKLYDKKHTFTLAKEDQTYTAGTERLIVNYKGWKICPLICYDLRFPVWARNTVDYDLLIYVANWPEKRVNAWDALLKARAIENMSYCIGLNRTGKDGDGYVYNGHSAAYDPLGKELTELDRSDAFTTEFSIDKESLTKVRTGLKFLQDRDHFTLN, from the coding sequence ATGAGTGAAAAATTGAATATTGCAATTATACAGGCCAATCTTCACTGGGAAGATGCAGAGGCGAATAGAAAGCTTTTTTCAAAGGAAATTGAAAAGATTTCCGATGAAGTTGAATTGATTATCCTTCCTGAAATGTTTACCACTGGGTTCAGTATGAATGCGCAAGAACTTGCTGAAGAAACGGAATCTGAAACCCTAAGTTGGATGCGAAAAATCGCAAAAGCCAAATCTTCTGCTGTAACTGGAAGTGTGATCATTACCGAAAATGGCAATTATTATAACAGATTATTCTTCGTTTTCCCTGACGGCTCTTATAAATTATATGATAAAAAACATACGTTTACCCTGGCAAAGGAAGATCAAACTTATACCGCCGGAACCGAGAGGCTAATCGTAAATTATAAAGGCTGGAAGATTTGCCCGCTAATTTGTTATGATCTACGTTTCCCGGTTTGGGCGAGAAATACGGTGGATTATGATCTTTTGATCTATGTGGCCAACTGGCCGGAAAAACGCGTCAACGCCTGGGACGCCCTGTTGAAAGCCCGCGCCATCGAAAATATGAGTTATTGTATTGGTCTTAACCGTACTGGTAAAGATGGCGATGGTTATGTGTATAATGGACATTCCGCAGCTTATGATCCGCTTGGAAAGGAACTCACAGAATTAGACCGATCAGATGCTTTTACTACTGAATTCAGTATCGATAAAGAAAGTTTAACTAAAGTTAGAACCGGCTTGAAATTCCTTCAGGATCGGGATCATTTTACTTTAAACTAA
- a CDS encoding DUF1440 domain-containing protein → MSVSTFLQKDSYMSNTSRGLISGFVGGLAGTAVKSLIEQFLPVRKIEQSSAQIKIVDDLSTKITGSPVSIENEALAEQLVNIPVGGSLGAAYGYGKKDRYGLRPMDGIAFGATTWASTHETSLPIMGLEPKPTDVPIRMQMNELFAHVAFGVVTEVVRHYVDKQIRENN, encoded by the coding sequence ATGAGCGTTAGTACTTTTCTTCAGAAAGATTCATATATGTCTAATACAAGTCGCGGACTTATTTCTGGGTTTGTAGGGGGATTGGCCGGAACTGCTGTAAAATCTCTAATTGAACAATTTTTACCGGTTAGGAAGATCGAGCAAAGTTCAGCTCAAATAAAGATCGTAGATGATCTTTCAACAAAGATAACAGGGTCACCTGTAAGTATTGAAAATGAGGCGTTGGCTGAGCAATTAGTGAATATCCCGGTTGGTGGTTCCCTTGGAGCTGCTTATGGATATGGAAAAAAAGACCGTTACGGCCTCAGGCCTATGGATGGTATTGCATTTGGCGCGACCACCTGGGCCTCTACTCATGAAACCTCTTTGCCAATTATGGGATTGGAACCCAAGCCTACAGATGTACCCATAAGAATGCAAATGAATGAACTTTTTGCCCACGTCGCCTTTGGTGTGGTTACAGAAGTGGTGAGGCATTATGTAGATAAACAGATAAGAGAAAATAATTAA
- a CDS encoding Ig-like domain-containing protein, producing the protein MKKKVPGFILVLILLFTLVQCAKKGMPEGGPIDEEPPKFIRANPENYSTQFDKKEIRIYFDEYIKLDKPQQQIIVSPPMNPKPNIMPLGTARKDIKIEIFDTLEENTTYAINFGKSIVDNNESNPYNYFKYVFSTGDYIDSLSVSGTVKDARLKAPSQPISVMLYEVDSTYTDSIVYKETPRYVTYSQDSTFTFSLENLKAGTYRMVGIMDSNDNYLYNPKSEKIGFIADQVTIPTDSTYNITVFKEKLDFNPKRPAHSKGNQILFGYEGVTDLDSLNIKVLSTTPQGYDYRVIKDPEKDSLYYWYNIKPELDSLVFEVSTPKTRDTLLLSRLGSLDRDSLAVSTESGGINKDFKFKANTPIVEHRDEFIKVIDQDSSEVSFTTEFFPIKNEVVLKFEKIPENIYQVSAFPGAITDLFQDTNDTIVQRVRTKALSEYGRIIVNLQNIQSFPIIVQLTTTKGEVMAEQYSENSSKFTFDFLNPGDFLIRVIYDTNSNMKWDTGNYLKKRQPERILYYPDTIDVRSNWDKVETFSLK; encoded by the coding sequence ATGAAAAAAAAGGTACCCGGTTTTATACTCGTTTTGATCTTGCTCTTTACTTTGGTGCAATGTGCCAAAAAAGGAATGCCCGAGGGGGGACCTATAGATGAAGAACCTCCAAAGTTTATCCGTGCAAATCCTGAGAATTATAGCACTCAATTTGACAAAAAAGAGATTAGAATTTATTTTGATGAATATATAAAACTGGATAAACCTCAACAGCAGATCATTGTTTCTCCTCCAATGAATCCAAAGCCCAATATCATGCCTTTGGGAACAGCCAGAAAAGATATAAAAATTGAGATTTTTGATACTTTAGAGGAAAACACGACTTACGCCATTAACTTTGGAAAAAGTATCGTAGATAATAACGAATCTAACCCTTATAATTATTTCAAATATGTATTTTCCACAGGAGATTATATAGATTCACTCAGCGTCTCCGGAACGGTAAAGGATGCCAGACTGAAAGCTCCTTCGCAACCAATTTCGGTTATGCTTTATGAAGTAGATTCTACCTATACAGATTCTATTGTCTACAAGGAAACTCCAAGATATGTCACCTATTCTCAAGACAGCACATTTACTTTTTCCCTGGAAAACTTAAAGGCCGGAACTTATAGAATGGTGGGTATTATGGATTCTAATGACAACTATCTTTACAACCCGAAATCTGAAAAAATCGGATTTATTGCAGATCAAGTAACTATCCCAACAGACAGTACTTATAATATTACCGTTTTTAAGGAAAAATTAGATTTTAACCCAAAACGTCCTGCTCATTCTAAAGGAAATCAAATCCTGTTTGGGTATGAAGGTGTCACAGATCTGGATAGTCTTAATATAAAAGTACTCTCAACAACACCACAGGGGTATGATTACCGTGTTATCAAAGACCCTGAAAAAGACAGCCTTTATTACTGGTATAACATAAAACCTGAACTTGATAGCCTTGTCTTTGAAGTAAGCACCCCGAAAACCAGAGATACCCTGCTACTATCCAGATTAGGCAGTTTAGACAGGGATTCCCTCGCTGTTTCTACAGAATCTGGCGGAATAAATAAAGATTTTAAATTCAAGGCCAACACACCAATTGTAGAGCATAGAGATGAATTTATAAAAGTGATTGATCAGGACTCCTCGGAGGTTTCTTTTACAACCGAATTCTTTCCGATTAAGAATGAAGTAGTTTTAAAATTTGAGAAAATTCCTGAAAATATTTATCAGGTTTCTGCATTCCCCGGGGCGATCACCGATCTTTTTCAGGATACCAACGATACTATAGTACAGAGGGTAAGGACCAAAGCTTTATCAGAATATGGTAGAATTATTGTGAATCTTCAAAATATCCAGTCATTTCCAATTATAGTACAACTCACCACTACCAAAGGAGAAGTGATGGCAGAGCAATATTCAGAAAATTCAAGTAAATTCACTTTTGACTTCTTAAATCCTGGAGATTTCTTAATTCGAGTGATCTATGACACCAACTCCAACATGAAGTGGGATACCGGAAATTATCTGAAGAAGCGACAGCCTGAAAGAATACTCTATTATCCCGACACCATAGATGTGAGAAGCAACTGGGATAAAGTAGAAACTTTTAGTTTAAAGTAA
- a CDS encoding glycine--tRNA ligase — protein sequence MAKQEDLFKNVISHAKEYGYIFASSEIYDGLSAVYDYGQNGAELKKNIKDYWWRSMTQLNQNIVGIDASILMHPTTWKASGHVDAFNDPLIDNKDSKKRYRADVLVEDHAEKLLQKAEKEIKKARKRFGEDFDEAMYRETNPRVKRYLDDRKEILERLARSLTNEDLADVKALIEELEIADPDTGSKNWTEVRQFNLMFGTKLGASADSATQLYLRPETAQGIFVNFSNVQKTGRMKIPFGIAQIGKAFRNEIVARQFIFRMREFEQMEMQFFVRPGEELEWYEKWKEIRQNWHKSLGLGEENYRFHDHEKLAHYANAASDIEFNFPFGFKELEGIHSRTDFDLKAHEEHSGKKLRFYDPELKENYVPYVIETSIGLDRMFLSVLSSSLKEEDLGDGNTRTVLKLPAVLAPTKAAILPLVKKDGLPELAQKIVDELKWDFSVQYDEKDAIGRRYRRQDATGTPLCITVDHDSLEDNAVTVRFRDSMEQKRVAIEELDNLIRKETDFKTWMKGFSE from the coding sequence ATGGCAAAACAAGAAGATCTTTTTAAGAACGTAATATCCCATGCTAAAGAGTATGGATATATTTTCGCATCCAGTGAAATCTATGACGGCTTAAGTGCAGTTTATGATTATGGACAGAACGGTGCTGAATTAAAGAAAAATATCAAAGATTACTGGTGGCGCAGCATGACGCAGCTTAACCAGAATATCGTTGGGATAGATGCTTCTATTTTAATGCATCCAACCACCTGGAAAGCTTCAGGTCACGTAGATGCTTTTAATGATCCGCTTATTGACAATAAGGATTCTAAGAAGAGGTACAGAGCAGATGTTCTGGTAGAGGATCATGCTGAAAAACTTCTTCAGAAAGCAGAAAAGGAAATTAAAAAAGCCAGGAAACGCTTTGGGGAAGATTTTGATGAAGCGATGTACCGGGAAACTAATCCCAGAGTTAAGAGATACCTTGATGACAGAAAGGAAATTCTTGAGCGATTAGCTCGCTCGCTTACCAATGAAGATCTGGCCGATGTTAAAGCGCTAATTGAAGAACTTGAAATTGCAGATCCAGATACAGGCTCAAAAAACTGGACAGAGGTAAGACAATTTAACCTGATGTTCGGGACTAAACTTGGTGCTTCAGCCGATTCTGCTACGCAATTATACCTTCGCCCGGAAACTGCCCAGGGAATCTTTGTAAACTTCTCTAATGTGCAAAAAACCGGAAGAATGAAAATTCCTTTTGGAATTGCGCAAATAGGAAAAGCTTTTCGTAATGAAATTGTAGCAAGACAATTCATCTTTAGAATGCGGGAGTTTGAACAGATGGAAATGCAGTTTTTTGTACGTCCCGGGGAAGAACTGGAATGGTATGAAAAATGGAAAGAAATCAGGCAAAACTGGCATAAATCTTTAGGGCTTGGAGAAGAAAACTATCGTTTTCATGATCATGAGAAATTAGCACATTACGCAAACGCCGCATCTGATATTGAATTTAATTTCCCATTTGGATTTAAAGAACTGGAAGGAATACACTCAAGAACCGATTTTGACCTGAAAGCCCATGAAGAACATTCCGGTAAAAAATTAAGGTTTTATGATCCTGAATTAAAGGAGAATTATGTGCCTTATGTTATTGAAACCTCTATAGGGCTGGATAGAATGTTCTTATCGGTACTTTCTTCCTCATTAAAAGAAGAAGATCTTGGAGATGGTAATACAAGAACGGTATTAAAATTACCTGCTGTTCTCGCACCAACGAAGGCAGCAATTTTACCGTTAGTTAAAAAAGATGGATTGCCAGAGCTCGCGCAAAAGATCGTTGATGAGCTTAAGTGGGACTTTAGCGTTCAATATGATGAAAAGGATGCTATAGGAAGAAGATATCGCCGTCAGGATGCCACAGGTACTCCGCTGTGTATCACCGTAGATCATGATTCGCTGGAAGATAATGCTGTAACAGTTAGATTTCGTGATTCTATGGAGCAAAAACGAGTGGCTATAGAAGAGCTTGACAATTTGATTAGAAAAGAAACAGATTTCAAAACCTGGATGAAAGGTTTTTCAGAATAA